In Ruminococcaceae bacterium R-25, one genomic interval encodes:
- a CDS encoding L-2-amino-thiazoline-4-carboxylic acid hydrolase-like protein — translation MGHIQLDKLSYRRGVKKWLRSRYGDEAENIWKKVEDNYNEYLKTCPDYGGSKNGHSRAIYGGLLVFALYPALPDQPPVSELQDMVYEMFMSPFKKLGKIFNLNRPRDMWLIDKVFRKSGNRDRKDAVRYPAGFINVDAPYDKVNHAARYSFTQCPNAEFAKSHGLLHVLPLLCNSDYWGISQIHGALIRKGTCGNSSVCDYLVVGDKNPIADKYRTVRDGNGFIVSREK, via the coding sequence ATGGGACATATTCAATTAGATAAATTGTCTTATAGAAGGGGTGTTAAGAAGTGGCTTCGTTCACGCTATGGGGATGAAGCTGAGAACATCTGGAAAAAAGTCGAAGATAACTACAATGAATACCTGAAAACCTGTCCTGATTACGGTGGCTCGAAAAACGGTCACAGCAGGGCGATCTACGGCGGCCTTCTTGTTTTCGCATTATATCCCGCGTTGCCTGATCAGCCGCCGGTCTCTGAACTTCAGGATATGGTCTATGAGATGTTCATGTCTCCTTTTAAAAAGCTCGGAAAGATCTTCAATCTGAACCGCCCGCGTGACATGTGGCTCATCGATAAAGTTTTCCGCAAGAGCGGAAACAGAGACAGGAAAGACGCTGTTAGATATCCGGCCGGATTTATAAATGTGGATGCGCCTTATGACAAGGTTAACCATGCTGCAAGATACAGCTTTACGCAGTGTCCGAATGCCGAGTTCGCGAAATCACACGGACTTCTTCATGTGCTGCCTCTCCTTTGCAACAGTGACTACTGGGGAATAAGTCAGATCCACGGAGCGCTCATAAGGAAAGGCACCTGCGGCAACAGTTCTGTCTGCGATTATCTTGTCGTGGGGGATAAGAATCCGATAGCAGATAAATACAGGACAGTCCGTGACGGAAACGGCTTTATCGTCAGTAGGGAGAAGTGA
- a CDS encoding flavodoxin short chain — MKTAVVFWSGTGNTEAMANAVADGMKEKGAEVSVLGPSEFTADKFAEFDAVAFGCPAMGNEVLEESEFDPMFTGIEGSLSGKKIALFGSFGWGDGEWMRNWEDRCKAAGANLVCESVMVNDAPDSDGVESCKKLGAALAS, encoded by the coding sequence ATGAAAACAGCAGTTGTTTTTTGGAGTGGTACAGGCAATACAGAGGCTATGGCTAATGCTGTAGCTGATGGTATGAAGGAGAAGGGCGCAGAGGTTTCTGTTCTTGGTCCTTCTGAGTTTACAGCAGATAAATTTGCTGAATTTGATGCAGTAGCATTCGGTTGTCCTGCAATGGGCAATGAAGTTCTTGAAGAGAGCGAGTTCGATCCGATGTTCACAGGTATTGAAGGTTCTCTTTCCGGCAAGAAGATCGCTCTCTTCGGTTCATTCGGCTGGGGCGACGGCGAGTGGATGAGAAACTGGGAAGACCGCTGCAAGGCAGCAGGTGCAAATCTCGTTTGCGAGAGCGTAATGGTAAATGATGCACCGGATTCTGACGGCGTTGAGAGCTGCAAGAAGTTAGGCGCAGCACTCGCATCTTAA
- a CDS encoding phosphoglycerate mutase: MSYRIVLIRHGESEWNKANLFTGWTDVDLSDAGREEAKNGGRLLKEEGISFDVCFTSVLKRAIHTANLVLDEMDEIYIPQIKSWKLNERHYGALQGLNKSETAEKYGEDQVKIWRRSFDVKPPALEEDDDRNPAKQPAYKYVDKYFLPLTESLETTIKRVIPYYLETIVPEIRAGKNVLIAAHGNSLRALVKYLDNISDEDILGLNIPTGTPLVYELGDDFKAISHRYLGDQSAIEAKMKAVANQGAKKAN, from the coding sequence ATGAGTTACAGAATCGTACTTATAAGACACGGCGAATCTGAATGGAACAAGGCTAACCTTTTCACAGGCTGGACCGATGTTGATCTCTCAGATGCCGGAAGAGAAGAAGCAAAGAACGGCGGAAGACTTCTTAAGGAAGAGGGAATCTCTTTTGATGTATGCTTTACATCTGTTCTTAAGAGAGCTATTCATACGGCAAATCTTGTCCTCGACGAAATGGACGAGATCTATATTCCACAGATCAAGTCATGGAAACTTAATGAACGTCACTATGGCGCTCTGCAGGGCTTAAACAAGTCTGAAACAGCCGAGAAGTACGGAGAGGATCAGGTAAAGATCTGGAGACGTTCTTTCGATGTTAAACCTCCGGCATTAGAAGAGGATGACGATAGAAATCCTGCTAAGCAGCCCGCTTACAAATATGTCGACAAGTATTTCCTGCCTTTGACAGAGAGTCTTGAGACAACGATCAAGAGAGTTATTCCTTATTATCTCGAGACTATCGTTCCTGAGATCCGTGCAGGCAAGAATGTTCTTATCGCTGCACACGGAAACTCTTTAAGAGCTCTCGTTAAGTATCTCGATAACATCTCTGATGAAGATATCTTAGGCCTTAATATTCCTACGGGAACACCTCTCGTTTATGAGCTCGGTGATGACTTTAAGGCTATAAGCCACAGATATCTTGGAGACCAGTCTGCTATCGAAGCAAAGATGAAAGCAGTTGCTAATCAGGGCGCGAAAAAGGCGAACTGA